In Janthinobacterium sp. J1-1, a single genomic region encodes these proteins:
- the folE gene encoding GTP cyclohydrolase I FolE has protein sequence MAHEEFTEDDWRRLITSIGEDPQRPGLLETPARVTKAWKHWTSGYGQDPVELLKAFEDGAEQYNELIVVRGIPVYSHCEHHLAPFFGKATIGYVPNGKIVGLSKLTRLVDCFSKRLQVQERMTMQIANALMEVLEPKAVGVVVRCRHLCMESRGIRTPGEETITSAMLGELQPNLAMRTEFLALARES, from the coding sequence ATGGCACACGAAGAATTCACCGAAGACGACTGGCGCCGCCTGATCACCAGCATAGGCGAAGACCCGCAACGTCCAGGCTTGCTGGAAACCCCGGCGCGCGTCACGAAAGCCTGGAAACACTGGACCTCGGGCTATGGCCAGGACCCGGTCGAATTGCTGAAGGCGTTTGAAGATGGCGCGGAGCAGTACAACGAACTGATCGTCGTGCGCGGCATTCCCGTCTACAGCCATTGCGAACACCACCTGGCGCCATTCTTCGGCAAGGCCACCATCGGCTACGTGCCGAACGGCAAAATCGTCGGCCTGTCGAAACTGACGCGCCTGGTCGATTGCTTCTCGAAACGCCTGCAGGTGCAGGAACGCATGACGATGCAGATCGCCAATGCGCTGATGGAAGTGCTGGAACCGAAAGCGGTCGGCGTGGTCGTGCGCTGCCGCCACCTGTGCATGGAAAGCCGCGGCATCCGCACGCCCGGCGAGGAAACCATTACCTCGGCCATGCTGGGCGAGCTGCAGCCGAATTTGGCCATGCGCACGGAGTTCCTGGCACTGGCGCGCGAAAGCTGA
- a CDS encoding methyl-accepting chemotaxis protein, giving the protein MNKLSFKQKLWIPLICSLLCISIIFVYNAFEVRKIRIEERSADITNAADQGLGAVKMFGELAASGALTTQEAQKQALAVIRSMRFGETGYLAVINLDAVVVMNPAAPQTDGKNMSDFKDANGTYLYRDIVAVGKSETGKGFVRYHFPRPGQKNAEPKLSRVAAYKPWSWNIVVGVYMDDIDTAFRQTLLMSLGLLVLVCLVLGGVVVMINRSLRHALGGDPEYAADVAAKIADNDLSVDVHTHARDRHSVLYAMKTMQANLATAISEIRHSAETIATASSEIASGNMDLSARTEMQASSLEETAASMEELTSTVTQNTGNAVQANELAQSASAVARQGGAVVAQVIGTMDTINASSRKIVDIIGVIDGIAFQTNILALNAAVEAARAGEQGRGFAVVASEVRNLAQRSAAAAKEIKALIGASVDSIAAGSTLVAQAGTTMDQVVASVSRVTDIMADITAASHEQSTGIGHVNQAISEMDSVTQQNAALVEQAAAAAGSMQDQAAVLAQLVSRFKLTAHESNGPRLAASRPVTKLSKAPQRKLARV; this is encoded by the coding sequence ATGAATAAACTGTCGTTCAAGCAGAAATTATGGATACCCCTGATTTGCAGCCTGCTGTGTATTTCGATTATCTTTGTCTATAACGCCTTCGAAGTGCGCAAGATCCGCATCGAAGAGCGCAGCGCCGACATCACCAACGCGGCCGACCAGGGCCTGGGCGCCGTCAAGATGTTCGGCGAACTGGCCGCCAGCGGCGCGCTGACCACGCAGGAAGCGCAAAAGCAGGCCCTGGCCGTCATCAGGAGCATGCGCTTCGGCGAGACCGGTTACCTGGCCGTCATCAACCTGGACGCCGTGGTGGTGATGAACCCGGCCGCACCGCAGACGGACGGCAAGAACATGTCCGACTTCAAGGATGCCAACGGCACCTATCTGTACCGCGACATCGTGGCGGTCGGCAAGAGCGAGACGGGCAAGGGTTTTGTGCGCTATCACTTCCCCCGTCCCGGCCAGAAAAACGCCGAACCCAAGCTGAGCCGCGTGGCCGCCTACAAACCGTGGAGCTGGAACATCGTGGTCGGCGTCTATATGGACGATATCGACACGGCCTTCCGGCAAACCCTGCTGATGTCGCTGGGCCTGCTGGTACTGGTCTGCCTCGTCCTCGGTGGCGTGGTGGTGATGATCAACCGCAGCCTGCGCCATGCGCTGGGCGGCGACCCGGAATACGCGGCCGACGTGGCGGCCAAGATCGCCGACAACGACCTGAGCGTCGACGTGCACACCCATGCCAGGGACCGCCACAGCGTGTTGTATGCGATGAAAACCATGCAGGCCAACCTGGCCACCGCCATCAGCGAAATTCGCCACAGCGCCGAGACCATCGCCACGGCGTCGAGCGAGATCGCCAGCGGCAATATGGACTTGTCGGCGCGCACCGAAATGCAGGCCAGTTCGCTGGAAGAAACAGCCGCCTCGATGGAAGAGCTGACCTCGACCGTGACGCAAAACACGGGCAACGCCGTGCAGGCCAATGAACTGGCCCAATCGGCCTCGGCCGTGGCGCGTCAGGGTGGCGCCGTGGTGGCACAGGTGATCGGCACCATGGACACCATCAATGCGTCTTCGCGCAAGATCGTCGACATTATCGGCGTGATCGACGGCATCGCCTTCCAGACCAATATCCTGGCGCTGAACGCCGCCGTGGAAGCGGCGCGCGCCGGCGAGCAGGGCCGCGGCTTTGCGGTGGTGGCGTCGGAAGTGCGCAACCTGGCGCAGCGCTCGGCGGCGGCCGCCAAGGAAATCAAGGCCCTGATCGGCGCCTCGGTCGACAGCATCGCCGCCGGCAGCACCCTGGTGGCGCAGGCGGGCACGACGATGGATCAGGTGGTGGCCAGCGTCTCGCGCGTGACCGACATCATGGCCGATATCACGGCCGCCTCGCACGAGCAAAGCACGGGCATCGGCCATGTGAACCAGGCGATTTCGGAGATGGATTCGGTGACGCAACAGAATGCGGCGCTGGTCGAGCAGGCGGCGGCAGCGGCCGGCAGCATGCAGGACCAGGCGGCCGTGCTGGCGCAACTGGTGTCGCGCTTCAAGTTGACGGCCCACGAATCGAACGGCCCGCGCCTGGCGGCGTCCCGCCCGGTGACGAAACTGTCGAAGGCGCCGCAGCGCAAGCTGGCGCGCGTGTAA
- the nudC gene encoding NAD(+) diphosphatase, giving the protein MLETPNAFVPLIDVPVPSPSPAETLTFVFHRGRLLLRSPDLALPSADQVGALGVDLARAQPVGLWQGRYCQTVWVDDETLLDASLEWRGLRSLFNVLDDGFVGLASRAVQLAEWARTHRYCGVCATPMVRLPGERCFKCLGCGMMAYPRISPAMMVLIRKGEQVLLAMHKHSPSQRYSPLAGFLEAGESVEEAVHREVMEEVGLRVHNLRYFMSQSWPFPHSLMLAFTADYLDGEIRLDENEIAEARWFGPGDVWPEATSSVSISALLVRAHRPPPAL; this is encoded by the coding sequence ATGCTGGAAACGCCGAATGCCTTTGTTCCCCTGATCGATGTTCCCGTGCCGTCGCCGTCGCCGGCCGAGACCCTGACCTTTGTCTTCCATCGCGGCCGCCTGCTGCTGCGCAGCCCCGACCTGGCCTTGCCGTCCGCCGACCAGGTGGGCGCGCTCGGGGTCGACCTGGCGCGGGCCCAGCCGGTCGGCCTCTGGCAGGGCCGCTATTGCCAGACAGTCTGGGTCGATGACGAAACCTTGCTGGACGCCAGCCTGGAATGGCGCGGCCTGCGCAGCCTCTTCAACGTGCTCGACGATGGTTTTGTCGGCCTGGCCAGCCGCGCCGTGCAGCTGGCCGAATGGGCGCGCACGCACCGCTATTGCGGCGTCTGCGCCACGCCCATGGTGCGCCTGCCGGGCGAGCGCTGCTTCAAGTGCCTGGGCTGCGGCATGATGGCCTATCCGCGCATTTCGCCGGCCATGATGGTGCTGATCCGCAAGGGCGAGCAGGTGTTGCTGGCGATGCACAAGCATTCGCCGTCACAGCGCTACAGTCCGCTGGCCGGTTTCCTGGAAGCGGGCGAATCGGTGGAAGAGGCCGTGCACCGCGAAGTGATGGAAGAGGTGGGCTTGCGGGTGCACAACCTGCGCTACTTCATGAGCCAGTCGTGGCCGTTTCCCCATTCGCTGATGCTGGCCTTTACGGCCGACTACCTCGATGGCGAGATCCGCCTGGACGAGAACGAGATCGCCGAAGCGCGCTGGTTCGGCCCCGGCGATGTATGGCCGGAGGCGACCTCCAGCGTGTCGATCTCGGCCCTGCTGGTGCGGGCGCACCGGCCACCGCCGGCGCTGTAA
- a CDS encoding dicarboxylate/amino acid:cation symporter, translated as MKKKRPLTLYILIAMILGILVGYACNTTFPDEKVSAQIAGNISIVTDIFLRLIKMIIALLVFSTLTVGIAHMGDGKTAGRIGLKAMCWFLVASLVSLALGMVLSNIMQLGTNLGLPLPDVHASTNLKTAAFTMKDFFTHLVPKSPIEAMANNEILQVLVFSIFFGGALAGLGESGKALTNVIDQLAQVMLRITGTIMNLAPLAVFAAMASVVTTHGLGVLVTFAKFMGGFYVGLICLWALLVGAGFVVIGPRIFKLVGLIREPFLLAFSTASSEAAYPKLLTALDQFGVDRKISSFVMPLGYSFNLDGSMMYCTFAVLFIAQAYGIDLSVGTQITMLLLLMLTSKGIAGVPRASLVVIAATLTQFNIPEAGLLLLMGVDQFLDMGRSATNAVGNAVATAVVAKWEGGLATEEEAAAANAANMNTESHWGEADHANKA; from the coding sequence ATGAAAAAGAAACGGCCATTAACCCTTTACATCCTGATTGCCATGATTTTGGGCATTCTGGTGGGCTATGCCTGCAACACCACTTTCCCGGACGAGAAGGTCAGCGCGCAGATTGCGGGCAATATTTCCATCGTCACCGATATCTTCCTGCGCCTGATCAAGATGATCATTGCGCTGCTGGTGTTCTCCACCCTGACGGTCGGCATCGCCCACATGGGTGACGGCAAGACGGCGGGCCGCATCGGCCTGAAAGCCATGTGCTGGTTCCTGGTCGCCTCGCTGGTATCGCTGGCGCTGGGCATGGTGCTGTCGAATATCATGCAGCTCGGCACCAACCTGGGCTTGCCGCTGCCGGACGTGCACGCGTCGACCAATCTGAAGACCGCCGCTTTCACCATGAAAGACTTCTTCACGCACCTGGTGCCGAAGTCGCCGATCGAGGCGATGGCCAACAATGAAATCCTGCAAGTGCTGGTGTTTTCCATCTTCTTCGGCGGCGCACTGGCCGGCCTGGGCGAATCGGGCAAGGCGCTCACCAATGTGATCGACCAATTGGCGCAAGTCATGCTGCGCATCACCGGCACCATCATGAATCTGGCCCCGCTGGCCGTGTTTGCCGCAATGGCCTCGGTGGTTACCACCCACGGCCTGGGCGTGCTGGTCACGTTTGCCAAATTCATGGGTGGCTTCTATGTCGGCCTGATCTGCCTGTGGGCGCTGCTGGTCGGCGCCGGCTTTGTGGTCATCGGCCCGCGCATCTTCAAGCTGGTCGGCCTGATCCGCGAACCGTTCCTGCTGGCTTTTTCGACTGCCAGCTCGGAAGCGGCGTATCCGAAACTGCTGACGGCGCTCGACCAGTTCGGCGTGGACCGCAAGATCTCCAGCTTCGTCATGCCGCTGGGCTACTCGTTCAACCTGGATGGCTCGATGATGTACTGCACCTTTGCCGTGCTGTTCATTGCCCAGGCCTATGGCATCGACCTCTCGGTCGGCACCCAGATCACCATGCTGCTGCTGCTGATGCTGACCTCGAAGGGCATCGCCGGCGTGCCGCGCGCCTCGCTGGTGGTGATTGCCGCCACCTTGACGCAATTTAATATCCCTGAGGCAGGCCTGCTGCTGCTGATGGGCGTGGACCAGTTCCTCGACATGGGCCGTTCGGCCACCAACGCGGTCGGCAATGCCGTCGCCACGGCGGTCGTTGCCAAGTGGGAAGGTGGCCTGGCCACCGAAGAAGAAGCGGCGGCAGCCAATGCCGCCAACATGAATACCGAAAGCCATTGGGGCGAAGCAGATCACGCTAACAAGGCTTAA
- a CDS encoding porin — MKKVLFTLMALGASCTALAQSSVTIYGVADAGLVVDKDATGNRLTRVASGVASGSRIGFKGKEDLGNGLSALFVLESGFNIDTGTSGQGGLLFGRQAYVGLSGTGGTVTLGRQYSPYYLALRDVADPFVIGLAGTASNIMATGNIRVDNMAQYSTPTWNKLSADVAYGFGEVADDNAKNRSLGGAVHYIDGPLNLTVTHHRKENVAGTDQTRNSLLAMRYDFGVAQANLGYADNRALASVKSNDVLLGVSVPFGPTKVVASYIRHNDKSNLNRDAQQWAIGAYYALSKRSDLYTGYGHISNKNGATFVVGNATDNGTGNSGFNLGMRHLF, encoded by the coding sequence ATGAAAAAAGTCCTGTTTACCTTAATGGCTTTGGGTGCTTCGTGCACCGCCCTGGCGCAATCGAGCGTCACCATCTACGGCGTGGCCGATGCCGGCCTGGTCGTCGACAAGGATGCCACCGGCAACCGCCTGACCCGCGTCGCGTCCGGCGTCGCTTCCGGCTCGCGTATCGGCTTCAAGGGCAAGGAAGACCTGGGCAACGGTTTGTCCGCCCTGTTCGTGCTGGAAAGCGGTTTCAATATCGACACCGGTACCTCGGGCCAGGGCGGCCTGCTGTTCGGCCGCCAGGCCTACGTGGGCTTGAGCGGCACGGGCGGCACCGTCACCCTGGGCCGCCAGTACTCGCCGTACTACCTGGCCCTGCGCGACGTGGCCGACCCGTTTGTCATCGGCCTGGCCGGCACGGCGTCGAACATCATGGCCACCGGCAATATCCGCGTCGACAATATGGCGCAGTACAGCACGCCGACCTGGAACAAGCTGTCGGCCGACGTGGCCTACGGTTTTGGTGAAGTGGCGGACGACAATGCGAAAAACCGCAGCCTGGGCGGCGCCGTGCATTACATCGACGGCCCGCTGAACCTGACCGTCACCCACCACCGCAAGGAAAACGTCGCCGGTACCGACCAGACCCGCAACAGCCTGCTGGCCATGCGCTATGACTTCGGCGTGGCGCAAGCCAACCTCGGCTACGCCGACAACCGCGCCCTGGCCAGTGTCAAAAGCAACGACGTGCTGCTGGGCGTGAGCGTGCCATTCGGCCCGACCAAGGTGGTCGCCTCGTATATCCGCCACAACGACAAGAGCAACCTGAACCGCGACGCCCAGCAATGGGCCATCGGCGCCTACTACGCCCTGTCCAAGCGCAGCGACCTGTACACCGGTTACGGCCATATCAGCAACAAGAACGGCGCCACGTTTGTCGTTGGCAACGCCACCGACAACGGTACCGGCAACAGTGGTTTCAACCTGGGCATGCGTCATCTGTTCTGA
- a CDS encoding catecholate siderophore receptor Fiu, which produces MAIKSRKHVQSRFNQHVGAALAVMLLPVAAQAADPAGQSAPASQQMLNEVTIVGAKENDFKADKASSPKYTEALVNTPQTIVVIKKELIEQQGALTLTDALRNTPGVGTFFLGENGNTNTGDAVYMRGFDASSSIYVDGVRDIGSISRDVFNIEQIDVLKGPAGTDGGRGSPTGSINLVSKTPNLENSINSLITVGSGKQKRATADWNRVIDTDSGTAFRLNLLKQDSGNAARDVVKNERWAIAPSVTFGLGKPTRVTASFLHVDQDNVPDGGVPTIGLPGYVGPDNPANATGANPVPVRTYINAAPKVDPKNFYGLSSDYDKVKADMFTVKVDHDFSPNVKLQNVTRWGKTKQDYLLSAFMGSSANLVTNNAALGAVPGNPSTWLLARSNRTIKDQKNTILTNQSTVTAAFNTGAVKHSLVGGFEFTTEKQTNYSYVASSLGASVAAPTAANPRTIPLANLYNPNPNESTTVFRPVRSGATTDGQIDTQSLYLFDTLKFNDQWQVSGGVRADHFNTKYNAITLQAAAATGQPQLIPVGTPIGSSLSLSDTVYNGKISAMYKPTPDSSVYALYSTSKAPPGTNFTLSTAASSAQNLSYDPQETTTKEIGTKWDLLKQKLSLTAALYQTTVTNEVEQDPVISTIYYQTGEKRVQGVELGVVGEVMRDWLVSAGYTRMNTSVKSGRVVTASGINNLSYTPKQAFTAWTSYTLPFGLKIGGGGRYVGEMLRGTDGAYGTPARIDSYWVFDAMATYTVNKNLDLQLNAYNLADKTYVAAINKSGYRYTPGQPRSFSLTANVKF; this is translated from the coding sequence ATGGCAATCAAGAGCCGCAAGCACGTCCAATCCCGCTTCAACCAACATGTCGGCGCCGCCCTGGCCGTCATGCTGCTGCCCGTCGCAGCACAGGCCGCAGACCCTGCCGGCCAGAGCGCACCGGCATCGCAACAAATGCTGAACGAAGTTACCATCGTTGGTGCCAAGGAAAACGACTTCAAGGCCGACAAGGCCTCGTCGCCGAAATACACGGAAGCATTGGTCAATACGCCGCAAACCATCGTCGTAATCAAGAAAGAACTGATCGAACAGCAGGGCGCACTGACCCTGACCGACGCGCTGCGCAACACGCCAGGCGTGGGCACCTTCTTCCTCGGCGAAAACGGCAACACGAATACGGGCGACGCGGTCTACATGCGCGGCTTTGACGCCTCGAGCAGCATCTACGTCGACGGCGTGCGCGACATCGGCTCGATCTCGCGCGACGTGTTCAACATCGAACAGATCGACGTGCTGAAAGGCCCGGCCGGCACCGACGGCGGCCGTGGTTCGCCGACCGGCTCGATCAACCTGGTCAGCAAGACGCCGAACCTGGAAAACAGCATCAATTCGCTGATCACGGTCGGCAGCGGCAAGCAGAAGCGCGCCACCGCCGACTGGAACCGCGTGATCGACACCGACTCGGGCACCGCCTTCCGCCTGAACCTGCTGAAACAGGACAGCGGCAATGCCGCCCGCGACGTCGTGAAAAACGAGCGCTGGGCGATCGCCCCGTCGGTCACCTTTGGCCTGGGCAAACCGACCCGCGTCACCGCCAGCTTCCTGCACGTCGACCAGGACAACGTGCCGGACGGCGGCGTGCCGACCATCGGCCTGCCAGGCTATGTCGGACCGGACAATCCGGCCAACGCGACGGGTGCCAATCCGGTTCCTGTGCGCACCTATATCAATGCCGCGCCAAAAGTCGATCCGAAGAATTTCTACGGCCTGTCGTCGGACTACGACAAGGTCAAGGCCGACATGTTCACGGTCAAGGTCGACCATGACTTCTCGCCGAACGTGAAGCTGCAGAACGTCACGCGCTGGGGCAAGACCAAGCAGGACTACCTGCTGTCGGCCTTCATGGGCTCAAGCGCCAACCTGGTGACCAACAATGCGGCGCTGGGTGCCGTACCGGGCAATCCGTCGACCTGGCTGCTGGCGCGCTCGAACCGCACCATCAAGGACCAGAAAAACACCATCCTGACCAACCAGTCGACGGTCACTGCCGCGTTCAACACGGGCGCGGTCAAGCATTCGCTGGTCGGTGGCTTCGAGTTCACCACCGAGAAACAGACCAACTACAGCTATGTCGCTTCCAGCCTGGGCGCCAGCGTTGCCGCGCCGACGGCCGCCAACCCGCGCACCATTCCGCTGGCCAATCTGTACAACCCGAATCCGAACGAAAGCACGACGGTATTCAGGCCGGTACGCAGCGGCGCCACCACCGACGGCCAGATCGACACGCAAAGCCTGTATCTGTTCGACACGCTGAAGTTCAACGACCAGTGGCAAGTGAGCGGCGGCGTACGGGCCGACCATTTCAACACCAAATACAATGCCATCACCTTGCAGGCGGCGGCCGCCACCGGCCAGCCACAGCTGATTCCGGTCGGCACGCCGATCGGCAGCAGCCTGTCGCTGAGCGACACCGTGTACAACGGCAAGATCTCTGCCATGTACAAGCCGACCCCGGACAGCAGCGTGTATGCCTTGTACTCGACCTCGAAAGCGCCGCCAGGCACCAACTTCACCCTGAGCACGGCTGCCAGCAGCGCCCAGAACCTGAGCTACGACCCGCAGGAAACCACCACCAAGGAAATCGGTACCAAGTGGGACTTGCTCAAGCAAAAACTGTCGCTGACGGCCGCGCTGTACCAGACCACGGTCACCAATGAAGTGGAGCAAGACCCGGTCATCTCCACCATCTACTACCAGACGGGCGAAAAGCGCGTGCAGGGCGTGGAACTGGGCGTGGTTGGCGAAGTCATGCGTGACTGGCTGGTCAGCGCCGGCTACACCCGCATGAACACCAGCGTCAAATCGGGCCGCGTGGTGACCGCCAGCGGCATCAACAACCTGAGCTACACGCCAAAACAGGCATTCACGGCCTGGACCTCGTACACCCTGCCATTCGGCCTGAAGATCGGCGGCGGCGGTCGTTATGTCGGTGAAATGCTGCGCGGCACCGACGGCGCCTACGGCACCCCGGCCCGCATCGATTCCTACTGGGTGTTCGACGCCATGGCAACCTACACGGTCAACAAGAACCTGGACCTGCAGCTGAATGCCTACAACCTGGCCGACAAGACCTATGTGGCGGCCATCAACAAGAGCGGCTACCGCTACACGCCAGGCCAGCCACGCTCGTTCAGCCTGACGGCCAACGTCAAGTTCTAG